A window from Entomoplasma freundtii encodes these proteins:
- a CDS encoding phosphatase PAP2 family protein: protein MIHRRHNWDIWTSFFIMGGGFVLLVLFILGTLYDREIANWFLPHHENNFFGLYFEILGYGIYTIPLTIILAICRNFWKLKNNKMLTGERELGLWTLIFLLFGFLDSLGLFKNHQPFAWITWVIVLFTYAWFYAFILWYYHQPNQLLAARHGHYHWQTFLAMVIYIIGTYLTVFIFKVIFVRPRILAVVAGDAVYQPWWSVSWNPYRFKNNSFPSGHVAITLSLLSVLYLLKPRKKPHFWMALGIWTIVIIMACSRIVYNKHYLTDTLMAMIIAVAWFYFGKWINHQKWLNKWDFNHDYIHCHYQKHHRSPTSVNKPHRWFIIEVWKKRSKK, encoded by the coding sequence ATGATACATCGACGCCATAATTGAGATATTTGAACTAGTTTTTTTATTATGGGGGGAGGCTTTGTACTTTTAGTTCTCTTTATTTTAGGAACTTTATATGATCGAGAAATCGCTAATTGGTTTTTACCTCATCATGAAAATAATTTTTTTGGGCTTTATTTTGAAATTTTAGGTTACGGAATTTATACAATTCCCTTAACCATAATTTTGGCTATTTGCCGTAATTTTTGAAAATTAAAAAACAATAAAATGTTAACTGGTGAACGGGAATTGGGACTATGAACTTTAATATTTTTGCTATTTGGCTTTTTAGATAGTCTGGGTTTGTTTAAAAACCACCAGCCATTTGCCTGAATTACTTGAGTGATTGTACTTTTCACTTATGCTTGATTTTATGCTTTCATTTTATGATATTATCATCAGCCTAACCAACTCTTGGCCGCTCGTCATGGTCATTACCATTGACAAACTTTTTTAGCAATGGTGATTTATATAATCGGTACTTATTTGACAGTCTTTATTTTCAAGGTTATCTTTGTAAGACCAAGAATTTTAGCGGTTGTTGCTGGTGATGCTGTTTATCAGCCTTGATGATCAGTTTCCTGAAACCCTTATCGTTTTAAGAACAATTCGTTTCCATCAGGACATGTCGCCATTACCTTAAGTTTGCTTAGTGTTCTTTACCTTCTTAAACCACGAAAAAAGCCTCATTTCTGGATGGCTTTAGGCATTTGAACCATTGTGATTATTATGGCTTGTTCAAGAATCGTTTATAACAAGCATTATTTAACAGACACTTTGATGGCGATGATCATCGCCGTTGCTTGATTTTATTTCGGCAAATGAATTAACCACCAAAAATGATTAAATAAATGAGATTTTAATCACGATTATATTCATTGCCATTACCAAAAACACCATCGCTCACCAACCTCTGTCAATAAGCCTCATAGGTGATTTATCATTGAAGTTTGAAAAAAGAGAAGTAAAAAATAA
- the lepA gene encoding translation elongation factor 4: MEKKAIRNFSIIAHIDHGKSTLADRILELTNTVEKREMQNQILDSMAIERERGITIKLNSVRLKYHAKNGEDFIFHLIDTPGHVDFSYEVSRSLAACEGAILVVDATQGVEAQTLANVYLALENDLEIIPVINKVDLPSADVERTKQEIEQVIGLDCQDAPLISAKTGLNVEDVLEAIINKIPSPQNADNNAPLRALIFDNYYDPYLGVVMSVRVREGRLKVGDKIKLMATEAVYEVTEVGIKTPKVVKTGFLEAGEVGWVAASIKTIKDIHVGDTITLAENPASKPLEGYKKIKPMVYSGFYPLDTTKYPDFKEALEKIELSDSALVYEPETSQALGFGFRVGFLGLLHMEVIQERLEREYNLDLIATAPSVIYRLTLTNGEVIEIDNPAKMPNSQTIAKIEEPFVLVKIMTPEEHVGDLMQLCQNKLGVYRDLEVVDDQRRILIYEMPLAEIIFDFFNKLKSISKGYASFEYDLIGYRVSNLVKLDILLNSDLVDAFSMIVNKKFAYQRGQVLTKKLKTLLPRQNFEVPIQAAIGNKVIARETIKAYRKDVIWKLHAADISRKKKLFEKQKAGKKRMKEIGNVEVPQEAFIAVLKLDD; encoded by the coding sequence ATGGAAAAAAAAGCCATTCGTAATTTTAGTATTATCGCTCATATTGACCATGGTAAATCAACTTTGGCCGACCGAATCCTAGAATTAACTAACACTGTTGAAAAACGCGAAATGCAAAACCAAATTTTGGACTCGATGGCCATTGAACGTGAACGTGGCATTACTATCAAATTGAATTCCGTTCGCTTAAAATACCATGCTAAAAATGGGGAGGACTTTATTTTCCATTTAATTGATACTCCTGGACATGTTGATTTTAGTTATGAAGTATCCCGTAGTTTGGCTGCTTGTGAAGGGGCGATACTTGTCGTAGATGCTACCCAAGGCGTGGAAGCCCAAACCCTCGCAAACGTTTACTTAGCTTTAGAAAACGATTTAGAAATTATTCCAGTCATTAATAAAGTTGATTTGCCAAGTGCTGATGTTGAACGCACAAAGCAAGAAATTGAACAAGTTATCGGTCTTGATTGCCAAGATGCCCCTTTGATTAGTGCCAAAACCGGTTTAAACGTTGAGGATGTCTTAGAAGCAATTATCAACAAAATTCCATCACCACAAAATGCTGACAACAACGCTCCTTTACGTGCATTAATTTTCGACAATTACTATGATCCTTACCTAGGAGTAGTGATGTCGGTACGCGTTCGTGAAGGTCGCCTAAAGGTTGGTGACAAAATTAAGTTAATGGCCACAGAAGCGGTTTATGAAGTGACTGAAGTAGGTATTAAAACCCCTAAAGTAGTTAAAACTGGCTTTCTGGAAGCTGGTGAAGTTGGGTGAGTCGCTGCTTCAATTAAAACAATTAAAGATATTCATGTTGGTGATACGATTACTCTTGCTGAAAATCCTGCGTCAAAGCCATTGGAAGGTTACAAGAAAATTAAGCCAATGGTTTATTCTGGCTTTTACCCTTTAGACACCACCAAGTATCCTGACTTTAAAGAGGCCTTAGAAAAAATTGAGTTGTCAGATTCAGCCTTAGTTTATGAGCCAGAAACCTCCCAAGCTTTGGGCTTTGGCTTCCGAGTTGGTTTTCTAGGACTCTTACATATGGAGGTTATTCAAGAACGCTTAGAACGAGAATATAACCTTGATTTAATTGCAACTGCCCCTTCAGTAATTTACCGACTTACTTTAACGAATGGTGAAGTAATTGAAATTGACAATCCGGCGAAAATGCCAAATTCCCAAACAATTGCCAAAATAGAAGAGCCTTTTGTGTTGGTAAAAATTATGACACCGGAAGAACATGTTGGCGATTTAATGCAACTTTGTCAAAATAAATTAGGCGTTTATCGTGATTTAGAAGTCGTTGATGACCAACGTCGGATCTTAATTTATGAAATGCCCTTAGCGGAAATAATCTTTGATTTTTTTAATAAATTGAAGTCAATTTCTAAAGGTTACGCTTCTTTTGAATATGATTTAATTGGGTACCGCGTTTCAAACCTTGTAAAGTTGGACATTTTATTGAATAGTGATTTAGTGGATGCTTTTTCCATGATTGTTAATAAAAAGTTTGCTTATCAACGCGGTCAAGTGCTTACTAAAAAACTCAAAACTTTGCTTCCAAGACAAAACTTTGAAGTGCCTATCCAAGCGGCTATTGGTAACAAGGTTATTGCACGTGAGACAATCAAGGCCTATCGTAAAGATGTAATTTGAAAATTGCATGCTGCTGATATTTCACGGAAGAAAAAATTATTTGAAAAACAAAAGGCTGGAAAAAAACGAATGAAGGAAATTGGGAATGTTGAAGTACCCCAAGAAGCTTTCATTGCCGTTTTAAAACTCGATGATTAG
- the hpt gene encoding hypoxanthine phosphoribosyltransferase gives MSKKHPLVKKVLIDSDQIKKRTKELASQISEYYRSQNINDNTVLLVGLLKGCIPFMAEFMNNFDYECDTDYMVMSSYQGGTKADGNPKIVLDLNSNLKGRHILILEDVIDSGLTLDFVKRYFYNRQAADVKIVTLIDKPMKRKVDLQPDWSGFEIGDEFLIGFGLDYQERLRNLPYVASCDVSKLKDWKW, from the coding sequence ATGAGCAAAAAACATCCACTTGTAAAAAAAGTGTTAATTGATAGCGACCAAATTAAAAAAAGAACTAAGGAACTAGCTAGCCAAATTAGCGAATATTATCGTTCGCAAAATATTAACGATAATACTGTGCTTTTAGTTGGGTTATTAAAAGGATGCATTCCATTTATGGCCGAATTTATGAATAACTTTGATTATGAGTGCGATACTGATTATATGGTAATGTCTTCATATCAAGGAGGCACTAAGGCTGATGGCAATCCAAAAATTGTCTTAGATTTAAATTCAAATTTAAAAGGTCGTCATATTTTAATTTTAGAAGATGTCATTGATTCTGGTTTAACCTTAGATTTTGTTAAACGTTATTTCTATAATCGTCAAGCTGCTGATGTCAAAATCGTTACTTTAATTGACAAACCAATGAAACGAAAAGTAGACTTACAACCTGATTGATCTGGGTTTGAAATTGGGGATGAATTTCTGATTGGTTTTGGTTTAGATTATCAAGAACGGTTAAGAAATCTACCCTATGTCGCTAGTTGCGACGTCTCAAAACTTAAAGATTGAAAATGATAA
- a CDS encoding 1-phosphofructokinase family hexose kinase, which translates to MTENKIHVISLSPALDYILKFDNFEKDKTNRPIATEIYPAGKGIHIAMLLKNLNIDSESLIFTNGNFEKFFYKGLDKIGLKYTKFQSQGEIRINLKLIDDLQTECSVPSSHISNEELKKLRNHLWNTVKPNDFVIVSGSIPEGVESSIYGEIVDLCNSLGARSVVDSFGESLNVAIEKKPFLIKPNLEELAITTNLTIKTDHEVVKAARLLINKGAENVLVSLGSRGAIFVTKEQAFKCPIGNWPHQLVNAAGAGDSMLAGFLSELLQNKDYQTALKTGVICGSATAYSTRIADFSLIQELKQTINSLPITNFN; encoded by the coding sequence ATGACTGAAAATAAAATTCATGTAATCTCTTTGAGTCCGGCGTTAGATTACATTTTAAAATTTGACAACTTTGAAAAAGATAAAACTAATCGTCCTATCGCCACTGAAATCTACCCGGCAGGAAAAGGTATACATATTGCAATGCTCTTAAAAAATTTAAATATTGATTCCGAATCCTTAATTTTTACTAATGGAAATTTTGAGAAATTTTTTTACAAAGGTTTAGACAAAATAGGCCTTAAATATACCAAATTCCAAAGTCAGGGGGAAATTAGAATTAACCTTAAATTAATTGATGACTTACAAACTGAATGTAGTGTTCCAAGTAGTCACATCTCCAATGAGGAATTAAAAAAATTAAGGAATCACCTTTGGAACACCGTTAAACCAAATGACTTTGTAATTGTGTCAGGAAGTATTCCCGAAGGGGTCGAATCGTCAATCTATGGAGAGATAGTTGACTTATGTAATTCCTTAGGGGCAAGAAGTGTGGTGGATTCCTTCGGTGAAAGTTTAAATGTAGCCATTGAAAAAAAACCATTCCTCATTAAACCCAATCTTGAAGAATTAGCCATAACTACGAACTTAACCATCAAAACGGATCATGAAGTAGTTAAGGCAGCTCGTCTTTTAATCAATAAAGGAGCGGAAAATGTTTTGGTGTCCTTGGGTTCACGCGGAGCAATCTTTGTAACTAAGGAACAGGCGTTTAAATGTCCAATTGGTAATTGACCTCATCAATTGGTTAATGCTGCTGGTGCAGGAGATAGTATGCTTGCTGGTTTTCTTAGTGAATTGTTGCAAAATAAAGACTATCAGACTGCTTTAAAAACAGGGGTTATTTGTGGAAGCGCAACCGCTTATTCGACTAGAATTGCCGATTTTAGTCTTATTCAAGAATTAAAACAAACTATTAACTCGTTGCCAATTACAAACTTTAATTAA
- a CDS encoding FtsX-like permease family protein: MKEFFEKNKEKFKDYKTFMGLFIRDNVFSFSYLFTHQILLPSLNNEEVLVDFHDLITEKWEKESYKNYGQVYRLINQDFQKNSSLATIKIDSNFTISYSWANYGNKRIKFNLEPINLNQSDNVVLLSGKQSALKNMQDNEVIISDKYAKNNRLKIGDFITLNNYIHGDGKPLSFSTYKIIGYGTKIDNLFDNKVLDNANSNDEVYCYLTNNEIEKYIEYWYEVDNLVILPNHKRDYQNQVFLKTRLIGSNKEVKKFSENLIKNKILMESPKFTRYKEEGFSQTLNIYIIEASLFILIGCILLILSTIFINYCLKKELALISSTIGILKASGYSGFEMAKILWIRVFLILFIGFLIGFFISLPLQSFVNGIIATNSFVIINKVLWHWSFILISIFILPLVLSMISFVSLYFYLNSSAIELTNNVAQSNNEAKHIRKVQFNKEWNPFRKILFLKFNGRTATIISVLALAFLAFCFEINGVTLMTNLTNKWPQVLNNIDSSFNNGYKFNWKKDVNGRFYFDDCQNYNIDYDFYNKDDYIDSNIDSTAVNTINNYLKSNNDSVNEKIMKIFQIDFNRLTIPLISLEDFMLKFTEDYQKGLITLPVKEMVDEIEKNWIPQFKTLKDKIIKKNITISFNKMFVRENQDFPLYKIALENKPYNFVSSKNWQLFLINDYSKKAFKWKEIDFEKVKNTNSRDYFPVIVTDHFAKLNKLKIGDVFEVELAKSHDDSSLKLIIKSINKSDIYTNNIYGSDEVFFKNFTSGSSNVKVLKNEILTKNRTLISKANINDFQINVPYFSFFIPQSKNEKITLISLVKNPNQIYDFMTWNSFGSTNYINYYLETKIVNDKNNDFANLMIFISISTFIIVAIMYFVLSLVTFMDQSKYLKILKAIGYNNTILNLNLNLKIFFGIIFATILGTIINFIVWKIVINILFKNAQILVPSPFNWGIVWLGFLIILLIFILGCLLNQFLLKKIKINY, translated from the coding sequence ATGAAAGAGTTTTTTGAAAAAAATAAAGAAAAATTTAAAGATTACAAAACATTTATGGGTCTCTTTATAAGAGATAATGTTTTTTCTTTTTCTTATCTATTTACCCACCAAATTTTGCTTCCATCTTTGAATAATGAAGAAGTATTGGTTGATTTTCATGATTTAATAACTGAAAAATGAGAAAAAGAAAGTTATAAAAATTATGGTCAAGTTTATAGGTTGATTAATCAAGATTTTCAAAAAAATTCCAGTTTGGCGACAATAAAAATTGATTCCAATTTTACAATTTCTTATTCTTGGGCAAATTATGGAAATAAACGAATTAAATTTAATTTAGAACCGATAAATTTGAATCAAAGTGATAATGTTGTTTTATTGAGTGGCAAACAGTCTGCTTTAAAAAATATGCAAGATAATGAGGTTATTATTAGCGACAAATATGCAAAAAATAATAGATTAAAAATTGGTGATTTCATAACACTTAATAATTATATTCATGGAGATGGAAAACCTCTATCCTTTTCAACATATAAGATTATTGGATATGGAACAAAAATCGATAATTTATTTGACAATAAAGTATTGGATAATGCAAACAGCAACGATGAAGTATATTGTTATTTAACGAATAATGAAATTGAAAAGTATATTGAATATTGATACGAGGTCGATAATTTAGTTATTTTGCCAAATCATAAAAGGGATTATCAAAATCAAGTTTTTCTAAAAACTAGATTAATTGGTTCAAATAAGGAGGTTAAAAAATTTTCTGAAAATTTAATCAAAAATAAGATATTAATGGAATCCCCAAAATTTACTAGGTATAAAGAAGAAGGTTTCTCTCAAACATTAAATATTTACATAATAGAAGCTTCCCTTTTTATATTAATAGGGTGCATTTTATTAATTCTTTCTACAATTTTTATAAATTATTGTTTAAAAAAAGAGTTAGCCCTAATTTCGTCAACAATTGGCATTCTAAAAGCGAGTGGCTACTCTGGCTTTGAAATGGCAAAAATCTTATGAATAAGAGTTTTTTTAATATTGTTTATTGGCTTTTTAATTGGCTTTTTTATAAGTTTGCCTTTGCAAAGTTTTGTTAATGGAATAATAGCTACAAATTCTTTTGTTATTATTAATAAAGTTTTGTGGCATTGATCTTTCATTTTAATCTCAATTTTTATATTACCTCTTGTTCTCTCAATGATTAGTTTTGTGTCTTTGTATTTTTATTTAAATTCTTCGGCAATTGAATTAACAAATAATGTCGCACAAAGTAACAATGAGGCCAAACACATAAGAAAAGTGCAATTTAATAAAGAATGAAACCCGTTTAGAAAGATTCTTTTCTTAAAATTTAACGGAAGAACGGCTACTATTATTTCGGTTTTGGCATTAGCTTTTTTGGCATTTTGCTTCGAAATAAACGGTGTTACTTTGATGACTAATTTGACTAATAAATGGCCTCAAGTGCTCAATAATATTGATTCTTCTTTTAATAATGGATATAAATTCAATTGGAAAAAAGATGTTAATGGTCGCTTCTATTTTGATGACTGCCAAAATTACAATATTGACTATGATTTTTATAATAAAGATGATTATATCGATAGTAATATCGATAGTACCGCCGTAAATACTATAAATAATTATCTAAAAAGCAATAACGATTCAGTTAATGAAAAAATAATGAAAATATTCCAAATAGACTTCAATAGACTGACAATCCCTCTAATTTCATTAGAGGACTTCATGCTGAAATTTACCGAAGATTACCAAAAAGGCTTAATCACTTTACCTGTCAAAGAAATGGTGGATGAAATTGAAAAAAATTGAATCCCGCAATTCAAAACATTAAAAGATAAAATTATAAAGAAAAATATAACTATTTCTTTTAATAAAATGTTTGTTAGGGAAAATCAAGACTTTCCTTTGTATAAAATTGCCTTGGAAAATAAACCATATAATTTTGTAAGTAGTAAAAATTGACAATTATTTTTAATAAATGATTATTCAAAGAAGGCCTTCAAATGAAAAGAGATAGATTTTGAAAAAGTTAAAAATACCAATAGTCGAGACTATTTTCCTGTAATAGTAACTGATCATTTTGCAAAGTTAAATAAATTAAAAATTGGTGATGTTTTTGAGGTTGAACTAGCAAAAAGTCACGACGACTCGTCACTAAAATTAATCATTAAGTCAATAAATAAATCAGATATATATACAAATAACATTTATGGATCTGATGAAGTGTTTTTTAAAAATTTTACTTCTGGTTCTTCCAATGTTAAAGTTTTGAAAAATGAAATCCTAACCAAAAATAGAACGCTTATTTCAAAAGCGAATATTAATGATTTTCAAATTAATGTCCCTTATTTTAGTTTTTTTATTCCTCAGTCGAAAAACGAGAAAATTACATTAATTTCATTGGTTAAAAATCCAAATCAAATATATGATTTTATGACTTGGAATAGTTTTGGTAGCACAAATTATATCAATTATTATTTAGAAACAAAAATTGTAAATGACAAAAATAATGATTTCGCAAATTTAATGATTTTCATTTCTATTTCAACTTTTATAATAGTGGCAATAATGTATTTTGTTCTTTCACTAGTAACCTTTATGGACCAAAGTAAATACTTAAAAATCTTAAAAGCCATTGGTTATAACAATACCATTTTGAATTTAAATTTGAATTTAAAAATTTTCTTTGGAATTATTTTCGCCACAATTTTAGGAACGATTATTAATTTCATAGTTTGGAAAATTGTAATAAATATTTTATTCAAAAATGCTCAAATTTTAGTTCCATCCCCGTTTAATTGAGGTATTGTCTGACTAGGTTTCCTTATAATATTATTAATATTTATTTTAGGTTGTTTATTAAACCAGTTTTTGTTAAAAAAAATAAAAATCAATTATTAA
- the ruvX gene encoding Holliday junction resolvase RuvX → MTKYLGLDVGTKTIGLAWSGGTIVSPGETIRFPEEDYEKALEQLTIIIHKEKPTILVFGYPLNMDGTVSATADLVDYVIQGVRDYNPDLRDDQIVRVDERRTTQMAHAIFHEAGIKNKKHKAKKDSLAAQLILEQYLSMVKNKPQGDK, encoded by the coding sequence ATGACGAAGTACTTAGGGTTAGATGTCGGAACAAAGACAATTGGTTTAGCTTGAAGTGGTGGAACAATCGTTTCTCCGGGAGAAACGATTCGATTCCCAGAAGAGGACTATGAAAAAGCTTTAGAACAATTAACTATAATCATTCATAAAGAAAAACCAACTATCCTAGTTTTTGGTTATCCCTTGAATATGGATGGAACTGTAAGTGCAACTGCCGATTTAGTTGATTATGTGATTCAAGGTGTTCGAGACTACAATCCCGACCTGCGTGATGACCAAATTGTGCGAGTTGATGAACGTCGAACTACCCAAATGGCTCATGCTATTTTCCATGAGGCAGGAATCAAAAATAAAAAGCATAAGGCCAAAAAAGATAGTTTAGCTGCCCAATTAATTTTGGAACAATACTTATCGATGGTAAAAAATAAGCCTCAAGGAGATAAATAA
- the typA gene encoding translational GTPase TypA — protein MKEQKIINIAVIAHVDAGKSTLVDALLSQGGAFRMNEEVVNQVMDSNDQERERGITIYSKNTAIEYDGIKINIVDTPGHADFSSEVERIMKTVDTVILLVDSSEGPMPQTRFVLQKALELGLKPILLINKIDKRDQRAEEVVDEVLELFMELGASDEQMEFTTLYGIAKNGIVQKDMATPSTNLAPLFETIVEQVGGYPSELREKPFKMQISSLGYDSYLGRLGIGRVINGVVQKNQNYNLLKADGTSQPVKISQLMVNQGLHRVPVDEALAGDIVIMAGISDISIGDTIADPSVTEPMDPIEIEEPTMSMNFLVNTSPFAGRVGKYVTSRNLKERLERELEVNVGLRVEPLVNSNIEGFKVLGRGELHLSVLIESMRREGFELAISKPEVLFKTDSHNEPLEPMEKVIISMPTEYSGTVINKLNQRKGVMLDMDSDGSRDKVIYNIPLRALIGFRSEFTNDTHGEGIMVRSANGYEPYKGHIESRANGVMVSMAAGKTLPYSLNNLEERGILFVGPQTEVYEGMIVGQHSRGNDLDVNPTTAKKLTNTRSSGTDDAIKLTPFRKMNLEEALEYIQNDELVEVTPQDIRLRKRYLTINERKQHRNQLK, from the coding sequence ATGAAAGAACAAAAAATTATTAACATCGCGGTAATTGCCCATGTCGATGCTGGAAAGTCAACTTTAGTTGATGCGCTCTTAAGTCAAGGCGGGGCTTTTCGGATGAATGAAGAAGTTGTTAACCAGGTGATGGATTCCAATGATCAAGAACGTGAACGTGGGATTACAATTTATTCAAAAAACACCGCCATTGAATATGATGGCATCAAAATTAATATTGTTGACACTCCTGGCCATGCCGATTTTTCGAGTGAAGTAGAACGTATTATGAAAACTGTGGATACAGTTATTTTGCTTGTAGACTCAAGTGAAGGACCAATGCCACAAACCCGTTTTGTGTTGCAAAAAGCATTGGAATTAGGCTTAAAACCAATCCTTTTAATTAATAAAATTGATAAAAGAGACCAACGGGCAGAAGAAGTTGTTGATGAAGTTCTTGAACTTTTCATGGAACTTGGTGCTTCCGATGAACAAATGGAATTTACTACTCTTTATGGGATTGCTAAAAACGGTATTGTTCAAAAAGACATGGCGACTCCTTCAACAAATTTAGCACCTCTATTTGAAACAATTGTTGAACAAGTAGGAGGTTACCCAAGCGAACTACGTGAGAAACCGTTTAAGATGCAAATTTCTTCATTAGGCTATGATTCTTATTTAGGTCGCTTAGGAATTGGTCGAGTGATTAATGGAGTCGTTCAAAAAAACCAAAACTATAACCTTTTGAAAGCTGATGGTACTAGTCAACCTGTCAAAATTAGTCAATTAATGGTTAACCAAGGTTTACACCGGGTTCCAGTTGATGAAGCTTTGGCGGGAGATATTGTCATTATGGCTGGAATTAGCGATATCTCAATTGGAGATACAATTGCTGATCCAAGTGTTACTGAACCAATGGACCCAATCGAAATTGAAGAACCAACAATGTCGATGAATTTTTTAGTTAATACTTCACCTTTTGCCGGAAGGGTTGGTAAATATGTTACTTCACGTAATTTGAAGGAACGTTTAGAACGCGAATTAGAAGTTAACGTGGGGTTACGTGTTGAACCATTGGTTAACTCTAATATCGAAGGTTTTAAAGTTTTAGGACGCGGTGAATTACATCTTTCAGTTTTAATTGAATCGATGCGTCGTGAAGGTTTTGAATTAGCTATTTCGAAACCAGAAGTGCTTTTCAAAACTGATTCGCACAATGAACCTTTAGAACCTATGGAAAAAGTGATTATTTCGATGCCAACCGAATATTCAGGAACTGTTATTAATAAATTAAACCAACGTAAAGGAGTCATGCTAGATATGGATTCTGATGGTAGCCGGGATAAAGTAATTTATAACATTCCACTTCGGGCTTTAATTGGTTTCCGCTCCGAGTTCACTAATGACACTCATGGCGAAGGTATTATGGTTCGTTCCGCTAATGGGTATGAACCATACAAAGGCCACATTGAATCACGTGCCAACGGAGTCATGGTGTCAATGGCAGCGGGAAAAACCTTGCCATATTCTCTAAACAATCTTGAAGAACGAGGAATCCTTTTTGTCGGACCGCAAACTGAAGTTTATGAAGGAATGATTGTTGGTCAACATTCTCGTGGTAATGACTTGGATGTTAACCCGACAACCGCTAAAAAATTAACTAATACTCGTTCTAGTGGAACTGATGATGCCATTAAACTAACACCATTCCGAAAAATGAACTTAGAAGAAGCTTTAGAATATATCCAAAACGATGAATTGGTGGAAGTTACTCCCCAAGATATTCGTTTACGTAAACGTTACTTAACTATTAACGAACGTAAACAACATCGTAACCAATTAAAATAA